The following coding sequences lie in one Flagellimonas eckloniae genomic window:
- a CDS encoding gluconate 5-dehydrogenase — protein sequence MSTELFNLTGKIVLVTGSTHGLGMAMAKGLGKAGATIVVNGNSSQQKIDDAVKLYKREGIKAVGYKFNVADEDEVINAISKIQSEVGPIDVLVNNAGIIKRTPLEEMEIADFKEVIDIDLVSPFIVSKHVVKTMMSRKKGKIINICSMMSELGRNTVGAYAAAKGGLKMLTQNMATEWAKHNIQVNGIGPGYFATSQTAPIRVDGHPFNEFIINRTPAAKWGDPDDLAGAAIFLSSRASDFVNGHILYVDGGILATIGKPTNEN from the coding sequence ATGAGCACAGAACTATTCAACCTAACCGGGAAAATCGTATTGGTTACTGGCAGCACACATGGATTGGGCATGGCTATGGCCAAAGGACTCGGTAAAGCAGGAGCCACTATTGTTGTTAATGGAAATTCATCACAGCAAAAAATTGATGACGCCGTAAAGCTTTATAAAAGGGAGGGTATCAAGGCTGTGGGCTACAAGTTTAATGTGGCTGATGAAGATGAGGTGATTAATGCCATAAGCAAGATTCAAAGTGAGGTTGGACCTATCGATGTTTTGGTAAATAATGCAGGCATTATCAAAAGAACTCCTTTGGAAGAAATGGAAATCGCTGATTTCAAAGAAGTAATCGATATTGATTTGGTGAGTCCCTTTATCGTTTCCAAACATGTAGTCAAGACCATGATGTCCCGTAAGAAAGGAAAAATCATCAACATTTGCTCAATGATGAGCGAATTGGGTCGAAATACGGTTGGAGCTTATGCAGCCGCAAAAGGAGGACTTAAAATGCTGACTCAGAATATGGCAACGGAATGGGCCAAACACAATATCCAGGTAAACGGTATCGGACCGGGCTATTTTGCTACTTCCCAAACGGCCCCGATTAGGGTTGATGGCCATCCTTTCAACGAGTTTATTATAAATCGCACACCTGCTGCAAAATGGGGAGACCCAGATGATTTAGCAGGAGCGGCCATATTCTTGTCCTCAAGAGCAAGCGATTTTGTAAATGGACACATCCTATACGTTGATGGTGGTATCCTGGCCACGATAGGAAAGCCTACCAATGAAAATTAA
- the kduI gene encoding 5-dehydro-4-deoxy-D-glucuronate isomerase, whose protein sequence is MSISYQTRYASSPKAVKKYDTTELRDEFLIDNLMQKGKINLTYTHYDRYIVGSAVPENPLKLHKIDPLKADYFLERRELGIINVGDSGSVEVDGTSFELGNKDALYIGMGNKEIVFKSNDKNKPAMFYLNSAPAHTTYPTKKVSLSEANKLELGSLETANDRTVSQMIIGGIVTTCQLQMGMTELNTGSVWNTMPAHVHDRRMEVYFYLDVPEGQSVCHFMGQPQETRHIWMQNHEAVISPPWSIHCGSGTSNYTFIWGMAGENMDYGDMDATKITDLR, encoded by the coding sequence ATGTCAATATCCTACCAAACTAGATACGCCTCAAGCCCAAAAGCTGTAAAAAAATACGATACTACCGAACTGCGGGATGAGTTTTTGATAGACAATCTTATGCAAAAAGGTAAAATCAATCTGACCTATACCCATTATGACCGCTATATAGTTGGTTCGGCAGTTCCAGAAAATCCACTCAAACTACATAAAATCGACCCATTAAAGGCAGATTATTTTCTAGAAAGACGTGAGCTTGGAATTATAAATGTAGGCGATTCGGGTTCAGTTGAAGTAGATGGTACTTCCTTTGAATTGGGCAATAAAGATGCCCTATATATTGGTATGGGCAATAAAGAAATTGTTTTCAAGAGCAATGATAAGAACAAGCCAGCCATGTTCTACTTGAATTCAGCACCAGCACATACAACCTACCCTACTAAAAAGGTTAGTCTTTCGGAGGCCAATAAATTGGAGCTTGGTTCTCTAGAAACGGCAAATGATCGTACTGTGAGCCAAATGATCATTGGTGGGATAGTCACGACCTGTCAACTGCAGATGGGAATGACCGAGTTGAACACGGGAAGTGTTTGGAACACTATGCCAGCACATGTACATGACCGAAGGATGGAGGTTTATTTTTATTTGGATGTTCCCGAAGGACAATCTGTATGTCATTTTATGGGACAGCCCCAAGAAACACGTCATATCTGGATGCAGAACCACGAAGCCGTTATTTCACCACCATGGTCTATCCATTGTGGTTCAGGAACTTCGAACTACACTTTTATATGGGGTATGGCAGGAGAAAATATGGATTATGGTGATATGGATGCCACCAAGATAACAGATTTAAGATAA